From Caulobacter segnis, a single genomic window includes:
- a CDS encoding M16 family metallopeptidase, with protein sequence MISASRLALVAAAGLSLAACSHLPKTPSLPLLNKEASAPRIPEPPPLAGPKITDLKPGQWAQEISDIAPDPAWRFGVLPNGMRYAIRKNATPPGQASLRLWFDAGSLMETDDQQGLAHFLEHMAFNGSKNVPEGEMIKILERHGLAFGADTNAQTSFDETSYQLDLPKTDDPTVNDSLMLLREAAGELTIAPEAVDRERGVVLSEERARDTPGYRVAIATLSAQMEGQLPPKRIPIGKTDVLKTAPAQRIRDFYEAYYRPERAVLVAVGDFDVDAMEAKIKGKFGDWVGKGANGKNPDVGPVAKRGPTAKLIVEAGAPWSVQMTWTRKPDGLVETKAVDERDMLENLAFAVVNRRLQAIGRSAEPPFIAGGAFKGDQYGAVRVSTFAATAQPTRWREALAALDAEQRRAVQYGVRQDELDREIASMRAGLVAAAAGEATQRTPQLANQLVGTLGDAEVITSPSQNLAFFDQLVKGLTADKVNAVLKTSFAGSGPLMVIAAPSAIDGGEPAILKAYDELKSQPVTPPAAPGVTVWPYSSFGPTGKVAEQKDVTDLDTVFIRFENGVKLTVKPTKFRDDQVLVKVRAGHGLLDMPSDAQSPLWSGSAFVEGGLKQISSQDMERVLTGKIWNANLGVEDDAFVLSGRTRPEDLSTELQVLAAFATEPGWRPEAFTRIKTAYATVHDQLQSTTGGVLSRDLGGLMHNGDQRWTFPSREQIAGASLDQLKAAVANPLAKGDLEVVIVGDTTVDKAIAAVADTFGALPARPGDPALPGAEKAPFPAPAAQPVLRTHKGRADQAALFMVWRTDDLFSNLQRSRDVSILGQVVQLRLIDELREKQGATYSPNASSTASVTFKNWGYLGVSMEVPPEKLDGVVASIRKIAADLRDKPITADELERAKKPRIDQIEKARVTNEYWLGALSGAQTDPRLLDATRSVLAGLERVSPADVQKAARTYLGDDQSWLLLVKPEATAAK encoded by the coding sequence ATGATCAGCGCTTCGCGCTTGGCGCTCGTCGCCGCCGCCGGCCTTTCGCTCGCCGCCTGCTCGCATCTTCCCAAGACTCCGTCCCTGCCCCTGCTAAACAAGGAAGCGTCCGCGCCGAGGATCCCGGAGCCGCCGCCGCTGGCGGGCCCGAAGATCACCGACCTGAAGCCGGGTCAGTGGGCGCAGGAGATCTCGGACATCGCGCCCGATCCGGCCTGGCGCTTCGGCGTGCTGCCCAACGGCATGCGCTATGCGATCCGCAAGAACGCCACCCCGCCCGGCCAAGCCTCGTTGCGCCTGTGGTTCGACGCCGGCTCCCTGATGGAGACCGACGACCAGCAGGGCCTGGCCCACTTCCTGGAGCACATGGCCTTCAACGGCTCCAAGAACGTGCCCGAAGGCGAGATGATCAAGATCCTGGAACGTCACGGCCTGGCCTTCGGCGCCGACACCAACGCCCAGACCAGCTTCGACGAGACGTCTTACCAGCTGGACCTGCCCAAGACCGACGATCCCACGGTCAACGACTCGCTGATGCTGCTGCGCGAGGCCGCAGGCGAGTTGACCATCGCCCCCGAGGCGGTCGACCGCGAGCGCGGCGTGGTGCTATCGGAGGAGCGCGCCCGCGACACGCCAGGCTATCGCGTCGCCATCGCTACCTTGTCGGCCCAGATGGAAGGCCAGCTGCCGCCCAAGCGGATCCCGATCGGCAAGACCGACGTCCTGAAGACCGCCCCCGCCCAGCGCATCCGCGACTTCTACGAGGCCTACTACCGTCCCGAGCGAGCAGTGTTGGTGGCCGTCGGCGACTTCGACGTCGACGCCATGGAAGCCAAGATCAAGGGCAAGTTCGGCGACTGGGTCGGCAAGGGCGCGAACGGCAAGAACCCGGACGTTGGCCCCGTCGCCAAGCGCGGCCCGACCGCCAAGCTGATCGTCGAGGCCGGCGCGCCGTGGTCGGTGCAGATGACCTGGACCCGCAAGCCCGACGGCTTGGTGGAGACCAAGGCCGTCGACGAGCGCGACATGCTGGAGAACCTGGCCTTCGCCGTGGTGAACCGCCGCCTGCAGGCCATCGGCCGCTCGGCCGAGCCGCCCTTCATCGCCGGCGGCGCCTTCAAGGGCGACCAGTACGGCGCGGTGCGGGTCAGCACCTTCGCCGCGACCGCCCAGCCCACCCGCTGGCGCGAGGCCCTGGCCGCCCTGGACGCCGAGCAGCGCCGCGCCGTCCAGTACGGCGTGCGCCAGGACGAACTGGACCGTGAGATCGCCAGCATGCGCGCCGGCCTGGTCGCCGCCGCGGCCGGCGAGGCGACCCAGCGCACGCCCCAACTGGCCAACCAACTGGTCGGCACCCTCGGCGACGCCGAGGTGATCACCTCGCCCAGCCAGAACCTGGCGTTCTTCGACCAGCTGGTGAAAGGCCTGACCGCCGACAAGGTCAACGCCGTGCTGAAGACGTCCTTCGCCGGCTCGGGTCCGCTGATGGTCATCGCCGCGCCCAGCGCCATCGACGGCGGCGAGCCGGCGATCCTCAAGGCCTATGACGAACTCAAGAGCCAGCCCGTCACTCCGCCGGCCGCGCCGGGCGTGACCGTCTGGCCGTATTCCAGCTTCGGCCCGACCGGCAAGGTCGCCGAGCAGAAGGACGTCACGGATCTGGACACCGTCTTCATCCGCTTCGAGAACGGCGTGAAGCTGACGGTCAAGCCGACCAAGTTCCGCGACGACCAGGTGCTGGTGAAGGTTCGCGCCGGCCACGGCCTGCTGGACATGCCGTCCGACGCCCAGAGCCCGCTGTGGTCGGGCTCGGCCTTCGTCGAGGGCGGCCTCAAGCAGATCTCGTCCCAGGACATGGAGCGGGTGCTGACCGGCAAGATCTGGAACGCCAACCTGGGTGTCGAGGACGACGCCTTCGTCCTCAGCGGCCGCACGCGCCCCGAGGACCTGTCCACCGAATTGCAGGTGCTGGCCGCTTTCGCCACCGAACCCGGCTGGCGTCCCGAGGCTTTCACCCGCATCAAGACCGCCTATGCCACGGTCCACGACCAGCTGCAGAGCACGACCGGCGGCGTCCTTAGCCGCGACCTGGGCGGGCTGATGCACAATGGCGACCAGCGCTGGACCTTCCCGTCGCGCGAGCAGATCGCCGGTGCGTCGCTGGACCAGTTGAAGGCCGCCGTCGCCAACCCGCTGGCCAAGGGCGACCTGGAGGTCGTCATCGTCGGCGACACCACGGTCGACAAGGCCATCGCCGCCGTCGCCGACACCTTCGGCGCCCTGCCCGCTCGTCCGGGCGACCCCGCCCTGCCCGGGGCCGAGAAGGCGCCCTTCCCCGCCCCGGCCGCCCAACCGGTGCTGCGCACGCACAAGGGTCGCGCCGATCAGGCGGCTCTGTTCATGGTCTGGCGCACGGACGACCTGTTCTCGAACCTGCAGCGCTCGCGCGACGTCTCGATCCTGGGACAGGTCGTACAGCTGCGGCTGATCGACGAACTGCGCGAGAAGCAAGGCGCGACCTATTCGCCGAACGCTTCGTCGACCGCCAGCGTCACCTTCAAGAACTGGGGCTATCTTGGCGTCAGCATGGAAGTGCCGCCTGAAAAGCTGGACGGCGTGGTCGCCTCGATCCGCAAGATCGCGGCCGACCTGCGCGACAAGCCGATCACCGCCGACGAACTGGAGCGGGCCAAGAAGCCGCGCATCGACCAGATCGAGAAGGCCCGCGTCACCAACGAATACTGGCTGGGCGCGCTGTCAGGCGCCCAGACCGATCCGCGCCTGTTGGACGCCACCCGCTCGGTGCTGGCGGGCCTCGAGCGCGTGAGCCCCGCCGACGTCCAGAAGGCCGCCAGGACCTATCTGGGCGACGATCAGTCGTGGCTGCTGCTGGTGAAACCAGAGGCTACAGCCGCCAAGTAG
- a CDS encoding PAS domain-containing protein, producing the protein MFHPSTERLIDYWRDKRGAAALPRRADVDPGDFLELLPQVFVLGRDAGKMPFRLAGGFVTDLHARDLRGHDALSLWALAHRLDLKSALDVARKRRTPVVVAADIRAHGVPSVGMEVLFAPLQGASGETDRFLGLYQPTAMINRLMGRPAYELGVREIKPLGDGNEDQPRLRLATLDGRRIA; encoded by the coding sequence ATGTTCCATCCCAGCACGGAACGGCTGATAGACTATTGGCGAGACAAGCGGGGCGCCGCCGCCCTGCCTCGCCGCGCGGACGTCGATCCAGGTGACTTCCTGGAACTTCTGCCGCAGGTGTTCGTCCTGGGCCGAGACGCCGGCAAGATGCCGTTCCGCCTGGCCGGCGGCTTCGTCACCGACCTGCACGCCCGCGACCTGCGTGGCCACGACGCCCTGTCTCTATGGGCCCTGGCCCACAGGCTGGACCTGAAGAGCGCCCTGGACGTGGCGCGCAAGCGCCGCACGCCGGTGGTGGTCGCCGCCGACATCCGCGCTCATGGCGTGCCGTCGGTGGGCATGGAGGTGCTGTTCGCGCCGCTACAGGGCGCCTCGGGCGAGACCGACCGCTTCCTGGGCCTCTACCAGCCGACCGCCATGATCAACCGCCTGATGGGCCGGCCGGCCTATGAGCTGGGCGTTCGCGAGATCAAGCCGCTGGGCGATGGCAACGAGGACCAGCCGCGCCTGCGCCTGGCCACGCTGGACGGCCGGCGGATCGCCTAG
- a CDS encoding DUF2336 domain-containing protein, translated as MSQSRLHDLIALANEPSSAKRRELLRGVTDMLFAADSGNAVEMALFDQILSQLADDMEEAVQVELAQRLGAAPAAPRGVSRTLAFGSIVVAEPILRGSTALTDEDLLHVARTQGQDHLRAISQRSSVSSVVSDAIVARGDDDTLGVLLRNEGAVLSRAAHETVVDRAAANPALHEAVIDRHSLPVDLLNEMYFVVEARLRERIMEKNAGVDPATLEAALAAGRKRVATQDGALPPDHAEVEAEFRALRARSQVSPQMLANMLRGKKTTLFLVALADMAGVDFHTARRILERREMDALSVICKAADFDRSLFLTFALLILEPTDDVMLKAKTYGELYAALPRESAMRTIRFWRLRRQTGDVAAA; from the coding sequence GTGAGCCAATCGCGCCTGCATGACCTGATCGCGCTCGCCAACGAGCCGTCCAGCGCCAAGCGCCGCGAACTGCTGCGCGGCGTCACCGACATGCTGTTCGCCGCCGACAGCGGCAACGCCGTCGAGATGGCCCTGTTCGACCAGATCCTGAGCCAGTTGGCCGACGACATGGAAGAGGCCGTGCAGGTCGAGCTGGCCCAGCGCCTGGGCGCGGCGCCCGCCGCGCCGCGCGGCGTGTCGCGCACCCTGGCCTTTGGCTCGATCGTCGTGGCCGAGCCCATCCTGCGCGGGTCCACGGCTCTGACCGACGAAGACCTGCTGCACGTGGCCCGCACCCAGGGCCAGGACCACCTGCGCGCCATCTCGCAACGCTCCAGCGTGTCCAGCGTCGTGTCCGACGCCATCGTGGCGCGCGGCGACGACGACACCCTTGGCGTCCTGCTGCGCAACGAAGGCGCGGTGCTGTCGCGCGCCGCGCACGAGACCGTCGTCGACCGCGCCGCCGCCAACCCGGCCCTGCACGAGGCCGTCATCGACCGTCACAGCCTGCCGGTCGACCTGCTGAACGAGATGTACTTCGTGGTTGAGGCGCGCCTGCGCGAGCGGATCATGGAGAAGAACGCCGGCGTCGATCCCGCGACCCTGGAAGCCGCCCTGGCCGCCGGCCGCAAGCGCGTGGCCACCCAGGACGGCGCCCTGCCGCCCGACCACGCCGAGGTCGAGGCCGAGTTCCGCGCCTTGCGCGCCAGATCCCAGGTCTCGCCGCAGATGCTGGCCAACATGCTGCGCGGCAAGAAGACCACCCTGTTCCTGGTGGCCCTGGCCGACATGGCCGGCGTCGACTTCCATACCGCCCGCCGCATCCTGGAGCGGCGCGAGATGGACGCCCTGTCGGTGATCTGCAAGGCGGCGGACTTCGACCGCTCGCTGTTCCTGACCTTCGCCCTGCTGATCCTCGAGCCGACCGACGACGTCATGCTGAAGGCCAAGACCTATGGCGAGCTCTACGCGGCCCTGCCGCGCGAGTCGGCCATGCGCACGATCCGCTTCTGGCGCCTGCGCCGTCAGACCGGCGACGTCGCCGCCGCCTGA
- a CDS encoding aldo/keto reductase, whose amino-acid sequence MKHRPLGRSGLSTAPLVFGGNVFGWTADETTSHRLLDAFVDGGFNAIDTADVYSAWVPGHEGGESESVIGRWLTASGKRDKVLILTKVAMWPRQPGLSAANIEAAVEGSLKRLRTDYIDLYQSHQDDAETPIDETLEAFDRLVKAGKARAIGASNFSPERLRASLETSKAKGSRRYETIQPKFNLVDRDQVEGALANLTAAEGLGIIPYYGLGAGFLSGKYRTEADFEGKARASTIRRDYWNDKGRAVLAALDEAAETVGASQAQVALAWIMAHPAITAPLASATSVAQLDELMGAARLELPAEVWKRLDEAGR is encoded by the coding sequence ATGAAGCATCGCCCCCTCGGCCGTTCCGGCCTCTCGACTGCGCCGCTGGTGTTCGGCGGCAATGTGTTCGGCTGGACGGCGGACGAAACGACCTCGCACCGCCTGCTGGACGCCTTCGTCGACGGCGGCTTCAACGCCATCGATACGGCCGACGTCTATTCGGCCTGGGTTCCGGGCCACGAGGGCGGCGAGTCGGAAAGCGTGATTGGCCGCTGGCTAACGGCGAGCGGCAAGCGCGACAAGGTGCTGATCCTGACCAAGGTCGCCATGTGGCCCAGGCAGCCGGGCCTGTCGGCCGCCAACATCGAGGCGGCGGTCGAGGGCTCGCTGAAGCGGCTGCGGACCGACTACATCGACCTCTATCAGTCGCACCAGGACGATGCCGAGACGCCGATCGACGAGACGCTGGAGGCCTTCGATCGCCTGGTGAAGGCCGGCAAGGCGCGGGCGATCGGGGCGTCGAACTTCTCGCCCGAGCGGCTCAGGGCCAGCCTGGAGACCTCGAAGGCCAAGGGCTCGCGGCGCTACGAGACGATCCAGCCGAAGTTCAATCTGGTCGATCGCGACCAGGTCGAGGGGGCGCTGGCGAACCTGACCGCCGCCGAGGGGCTAGGGATCATTCCCTATTACGGCCTGGGCGCGGGTTTCCTGAGCGGCAAGTACCGCACCGAGGCCGATTTCGAGGGCAAGGCGCGGGCGAGCACCATCCGGCGCGACTATTGGAACGACAAGGGACGGGCCGTGCTGGCGGCGCTGGACGAGGCGGCCGAGACCGTCGGCGCGTCCCAGGCGCAGGTGGCGCTCGCCTGGATCATGGCCCATCCGGCTATCACCGCGCCGCTGGCCAGCGCCACCTCGGTGGCGCAACTGGACGAGCTGATGGGGGCGGCGCGATTGGAATTGCCGGCCGAGGTGTGGAAGCGGCTGGACGAGGCGGGACGCTAG